One Jeotgalicoccus saudimassiliensis DNA window includes the following coding sequences:
- a CDS encoding NAD(P)/FAD-dependent oxidoreductase, translated as MTENIYDVTVIGGGPAGLFSAFYAGLREMKTKIIDGQDKLGGKVHLYPQKMIWDIGGTEPLPAGQLIEKSIAQGLTFDPEVVLNTIVTNIQKENDEYFTIGTSKGVKHYSRSVIITIGGGGMIKPVKLNIENAHLFENKNLHYAVPDIKRFTDKKILITGGSYSAVDWANDLSPIAREIHIIYRGDDLTAHEADVTRLERNGVKVMTQSEVTGVSGGELMEYVEITNNQTGDITNDAYDELIVNHGYDQENLLFRENNLGLDLENDFFVKAAPTGMTNVPGIFAAGDCIRYTGKVNLIAGAYADAVNAVNNAKTYLDPKADQFAMVSSHNQRLKDKNKKLMY; from the coding sequence ATGACGGAAAACATATATGATGTCACGGTAATCGGCGGAGGCCCTGCCGGGTTGTTCAGTGCATTTTATGCCGGACTGCGTGAAATGAAAACTAAAATTATCGACGGACAGGACAAACTCGGCGGAAAAGTGCATCTTTATCCCCAGAAAATGATCTGGGATATCGGTGGTACAGAACCGCTCCCGGCCGGCCAGCTGATTGAAAAGTCGATTGCCCAGGGGCTGACGTTCGATCCGGAAGTTGTGCTGAATACAATAGTGACAAATATTCAAAAAGAAAACGATGAATATTTTACGATTGGAACGTCAAAAGGCGTCAAACATTATTCGAGAAGTGTCATTATTACTATCGGCGGCGGCGGAATGATTAAACCTGTAAAGCTGAATATAGAAAATGCGCATCTTTTTGAAAATAAGAATCTGCATTATGCTGTGCCGGACATTAAACGTTTTACTGATAAAAAGATACTCATTACAGGCGGAAGTTACTCAGCAGTGGACTGGGCAAATGATCTGTCGCCGATTGCACGGGAAATTCATATTATTTACCGCGGAGACGACTTAACAGCGCATGAAGCGGATGTCACACGGCTTGAAAGAAATGGTGTTAAAGTGATGACGCAGTCGGAAGTGACCGGTGTCAGCGGCGGCGAGCTCATGGAGTATGTGGAAATTACAAACAACCAGACAGGTGATATTACGAATGATGCATACGACGAACTGATCGTAAATCACGGTTACGACCAGGAGAACCTTCTGTTCAGAGAAAATAATCTCGGACTGGATCTCGAGAATGATTTCTTCGTTAAAGCAGCCCCGACAGGTATGACGAATGTGCCGGGGATATTTGCAGCGGGAGACTGCATCAGATATACAGGGAAAGTCAATCTTATTGCAGGTGCTTATGCAGATGCGGTGAACGCTGTAAATAATGCGAAAACGTATCTCGATCCGAAAGCGGACCAGTTTGCGATGGTATCATCGCATAACCAGCGGCTGAAAGATAAAAATAAAAAACTGATGTATTAA
- the rlmD gene encoding 23S rRNA (uracil(1939)-C(5))-methyltransferase RlmD gives MNNDHIETFTVTIDELDKKGSGRGVALRDHGGHKPRKLKLTVPQTLRGETVTVDVPNPTRKRAHVMPKEIVTAHPDRVTPPCPHFALCGGCVWQHWSYEAQLKEKTDFVKRELEKNKFDASVVKDAIGMENHPFEYRNKMEFTFGKNGELGMHELGNFKKIIDLDTCLIANNEMVDAMLVVSRWAGKHELPGYDKENHDGLLRHLMVRRSQETEEMMLAVFATDKPDGELKPLVDELVEELTSSFDNLKSLMWMVNTDVADRTQSEDTHLLFGRDYIHDVMYGYKYRTWFDTFFQTNPTQAEKLVELALEMADAKEHERMIDLFCGVGTFSLPFAEKVKELAGIEIVESSIESAKRNATDNGIGNTYFLAKDARRGMDEILETWGTPDLLMLDPPRSGAGGKVMRRIGRLGTDRVVYVSCNPETFAEDITWLREFGYELQQVQPVDLFPHTAHVEVVSLLVKTD, from the coding sequence ATTAATAATGATCATATTGAAACATTTACAGTAACGATAGATGAGCTGGATAAAAAGGGTTCAGGCCGCGGTGTGGCACTCCGCGATCACGGCGGTCACAAGCCCCGCAAGCTGAAACTGACTGTACCGCAGACGCTGCGCGGTGAAACAGTAACAGTGGACGTGCCGAATCCGACGAGAAAACGTGCGCATGTTATGCCGAAGGAAATCGTAACAGCACATCCGGACAGAGTCACACCGCCGTGTCCGCACTTTGCATTATGCGGCGGCTGTGTATGGCAGCACTGGAGCTATGAAGCACAGCTGAAAGAAAAGACGGACTTTGTAAAACGTGAACTTGAAAAAAACAAGTTCGATGCTTCTGTAGTTAAAGATGCAATCGGCATGGAAAATCATCCGTTTGAATACCGTAACAAAATGGAATTTACATTTGGTAAAAACGGTGAACTGGGTATGCACGAACTCGGCAACTTCAAAAAAATTATCGACCTTGATACGTGCTTAATCGCAAATAATGAAATGGTCGATGCAATGCTTGTCGTGTCCAGATGGGCAGGAAAACATGAACTGCCGGGCTATGACAAAGAAAATCATGACGGTCTGCTCCGTCACCTGATGGTCCGACGCTCCCAGGAAACTGAAGAAATGATGCTGGCAGTATTTGCTACGGACAAGCCGGACGGGGAATTAAAGCCGTTAGTGGACGAACTCGTTGAAGAGCTGACATCATCATTTGATAATCTGAAGAGTTTAATGTGGATGGTAAATACAGATGTTGCGGACCGTACGCAGTCTGAAGATACACACCTTTTATTCGGCAGAGACTATATTCACGATGTAATGTATGGATATAAATACCGTACATGGTTCGATACATTCTTCCAGACGAACCCGACACAGGCAGAGAAGCTTGTTGAACTTGCACTTGAAATGGCAGACGCAAAAGAACATGAACGCATGATAGATCTGTTCTGCGGCGTAGGAACATTCTCACTGCCGTTTGCCGAGAAAGTAAAAGAGCTTGCCGGTATTGAAATCGTTGAGTCATCTATAGAATCCGCAAAACGCAATGCAACGGACAACGGTATCGGCAATACTTACTTCCTTGCAAAAGATGCGCGCCGCGGTATGGATGAAATACTTGAAACGTGGGGGACTCCGGACCTGCTGATGCTGGATCCGCCACGCTCGGGAGCTGGCGGTAAAGTCATGCGCCGTATCGGAAGACTCGGCACAGACAGAGTAGTTTATGTATCGTGTAATCCGGAAACATTCGCAGAAGATATTACATGGCTTCGTGAATTCGGCTACGAACTGCAGCAGGTACAGCCTGTGGACTTATTCCCGCATACTGCACACGTTGAAGTTGTCAGTCTGTTAGTGAAAACTGATTAA
- a CDS encoding NADH-dependent flavin oxidoreductase, producing MNKKYSPLFEPLTLPNGIELSNRFVLSPMITNSSTADGYVTKEDELYHARRAGSAPIQVTGAAYIEPYGQLFEYGFSVADDRAVPGLKKLAAAMKKDGAKAILQLTHAGRFSNQAILDLGVVYGPSFMELNTPVKHQVLPMTKRKINMVIQQYADAARRAIEAGFDGVEVSAAQRLLIQTFFSTFSNERDDEYGAGSLENRSRFGLEVIKAVSDVIKKEAPEDFIFGFRGTPEETRGEDTGYSVDDFLQFIDRAREITNIHYVAIASWGRNIYQNEVRGKGPHQGQPVNKVVYEHLKGKIPMMATGGVNTPDKALEALEYADMVGASSPFITEPDFVPKLRDGREDDIDLQFTIDELDDLKIPKAAFKDIVRMMDYGEGLPKETRDELRRLADEE from the coding sequence ATGAATAAAAAATACTCGCCTTTATTTGAACCTTTAACATTGCCGAACGGCATTGAACTGTCGAATCGTTTTGTCCTGTCGCCGATGATTACAAACTCATCGACGGCCGACGGTTACGTTACTAAAGAAGATGAACTGTATCACGCGCGGCGTGCGGGATCTGCACCGATTCAGGTGACAGGTGCTGCGTATATCGAACCATACGGCCAGCTGTTTGAGTACGGCTTCAGCGTCGCGGATGACCGTGCAGTACCGGGGCTGAAAAAACTCGCAGCAGCGATGAAAAAAGACGGTGCCAAAGCAATACTGCAGCTGACACATGCCGGCAGATTTTCCAATCAGGCTATTTTGGATCTCGGTGTCGTCTACGGTCCGAGCTTTATGGAGCTGAATACACCGGTTAAACATCAGGTACTGCCGATGACCAAACGTAAAATCAATATGGTCATTCAGCAGTATGCTGATGCAGCAAGACGTGCAATCGAAGCCGGCTTTGACGGTGTAGAGGTATCGGCAGCACAGCGCCTGTTAATTCAGACGTTCTTCTCCACTTTTTCCAATGAACGCGATGACGAATACGGTGCGGGATCACTTGAAAACCGTTCGCGCTTCGGCCTTGAAGTAATTAAAGCTGTCAGTGATGTCATTAAAAAAGAAGCACCGGAAGACTTTATTTTCGGTTTCAGAGGTACACCGGAAGAAACGCGCGGTGAGGATACCGGCTACAGCGTGGATGATTTTTTACAGTTCATCGACCGGGCCCGGGAAATTACAAATATTCACTACGTTGCGATTGCAAGCTGGGGACGCAACATTTATCAGAATGAAGTACGCGGCAAAGGCCCGCATCAGGGACAGCCTGTAAACAAAGTCGTTTACGAACATCTTAAAGGGAAAATACCGATGATGGCAACGGGCGGTGTGAATACACCGGATAAGGCATTGGAAGCACTGGAATATGCAGACATGGTCGGTGCATCCAGTCCGTTTATTACAGAACCGGATTTCGTCCCGAAATTGAGAGACGGCCGTGAAGATGATATCGATCTTCAGTTTACGATCGATGAACTCGATGATTTAAAAATACCGAAAGCCGCGTTTAAGGATATTGTCCGCATGATGGATTACGGCGAGGGACTGCCGAAAGAAACACGCGATGAACTGCGGAGACTGGCGGATGAAGAATAA
- a CDS encoding LLM class flavin-dependent oxidoreductase has protein sequence MVKLNVLDYAVIDEGQSPAEALKESVRLARHAEALGYYRFWMAEHHDVHAFASSSPEMMMMHILGQTSSIRLGSGGVMIPHYSPLKVAENFRVMENLYPGRVDLGIGNTLGTPIVNKSMNEMRPRKQRYEENISDIKKYVTNTDDETHRFNDVTANPTGRSNPEMWVLSTSVRTAELAARQGIGYTFGLFPHASKDKTAVGQEAARVYREKFVPSPAMEQPLVMASPFVVVADTDSKAQELAKALDLWLLGKMNFSEFERFPSVETAEKYTYTVEELQKLSANRSRMVVGDVKSVKKQLDTLAETLDADELLLIPLMPGAANRLRALELISSEFQLKE, from the coding sequence ATGGTTAAATTAAACGTATTGGATTACGCCGTAATAGATGAAGGGCAGTCACCGGCTGAAGCACTTAAAGAGAGTGTCAGACTGGCCAGGCATGCCGAAGCACTCGGCTACTACAGGTTCTGGATGGCCGAGCATCATGATGTACATGCTTTTGCTTCGAGCAGTCCGGAAATGATGATGATGCACATACTGGGACAGACGTCATCCATCAGACTCGGCTCCGGGGGTGTCATGATTCCTCATTACAGTCCTTTAAAAGTTGCTGAGAACTTCAGGGTGATGGAAAACCTGTATCCGGGCAGAGTGGATCTTGGTATCGGCAATACTTTAGGTACGCCTATCGTAAATAAGTCGATGAATGAAATGCGTCCGAGAAAACAAAGATATGAAGAAAATATAAGTGATATAAAAAAATATGTCACGAACACGGATGATGAAACACATCGTTTTAACGATGTGACTGCAAACCCGACTGGCCGGTCGAACCCCGAAATGTGGGTGCTCAGCACGAGTGTCCGTACGGCTGAACTTGCTGCGCGCCAGGGCATCGGCTATACGTTCGGGCTGTTCCCGCACGCGTCAAAGGATAAAACAGCAGTCGGACAGGAAGCTGCACGGGTGTACAGAGAGAAGTTTGTACCTTCACCGGCAATGGAGCAGCCTCTCGTTATGGCGTCGCCGTTTGTCGTCGTTGCCGACACAGACAGTAAAGCGCAAGAACTCGCAAAAGCGCTTGATTTATGGCTGCTCGGAAAGATGAATTTCAGCGAATTTGAGCGTTTCCCATCAGTTGAAACTGCGGAGAAATACACTTATACTGTAGAGGAACTTCAAAAGCTGTCCGCTAACCGTTCGCGTATGGTTGTCGGGGATGTGAAAAGCGTCAAAAAACAGCTGGATACACTGGCGGAAACTCTGGATGCAGACGAACTGCTCCTGATACCGCTTATGCCGGGTGCTGCAAACAGACTGCGTGCACTGGAACTAATATCATCAGAATTTCAATTAAAAGAATAG
- a CDS encoding glycine cleavage system protein H, producing MKKVANYLWVEKNGEEYTLIMTPELQDDIGTVGFVEFTKAEEVAKNDSLLELEASKTVLDLASPLAGKVVAVNEKATDEPTLLNSAKAEESWVVKLTGVDEAEFNALADA from the coding sequence ATGAAAAAAGTTGCTAACTATTTATGGGTTGAAAAAAATGGCGAGGAGTACACGCTTATAATGACTCCTGAATTACAGGACGATATCGGTACTGTAGGATTCGTGGAATTTACAAAAGCTGAAGAAGTTGCTAAAAATGATTCACTGCTGGAACTTGAAGCATCTAAAACTGTACTTGATCTGGCATCACCGCTTGCTGGTAAAGTGGTAGCAGTTAACGAAAAAGCGACTGATGAACCAACTCTGTTAAATTCGGCAAAAGCTGAAGAGAGCTGGGTTGTTAAACTTACCGGTGTGGACGAAGCAGAATTCAATGCACTTGCTGATGCTTAA